In Leguminivora glycinivorella isolate SPB_JAAS2020 chromosome 20, LegGlyc_1.1, whole genome shotgun sequence, the following proteins share a genomic window:
- the LOC125236965 gene encoding uncharacterized protein LOC125236965 yields MKAQTFAPIMDPNDLSALTPAHFLIGRPLTAPPCKDLTAETGRLPRYEMLEKMRQHFWQRWSKQYISELQTRTKWQTQGQDIVLNALVLVKEDNLPPLKWRLGRVVALFTGNDGVSRVADVKTANGTIRRAFTKLCPLLMPPEGDTAPTSSASPLPH; encoded by the exons ATGAAGGCACAGACGTTCGCGCCTATTATGG ATCCTAACGACCTCTCCGCATTAACTCCAGCTCATTTCCTTATTGGCCGACCGCTGACAGCACCCCCCTGCAAGGACCTGACGGCAGAAACGGGCCGGCTCCCACGCTACGAGATGCTGGAGAAAATGCGACAACACTTTTGGCAGCGATGGTCGAAACAATATATTTCTGAGCTGCAGACCAGAACTAAATGGCAGACGCAAGGCCAGGACATTGTTCTAAACGCTTTAGTTCTGGTGAAAGAAGATAATCTACCACCCCTCAAATGGCGTTTGGGCCGGGTGGTAGCTTTGTTCACAGGCAACGACGGAGTGTCTCGCGTCGCTGACGTAAAAACAGCGAACGGGACCATACGAAGGGCTTTCACCAAACTTTGCCCTCTCTTGATGCCGCCAGAGGGCGACACTGCGCCTACCTCATCCGCATCACCACTACCACATTGA